In one Gossypium hirsutum isolate 1008001.06 chromosome D09, Gossypium_hirsutum_v2.1, whole genome shotgun sequence genomic region, the following are encoded:
- the LOC121220761 gene encoding uncharacterized protein has protein sequence MAEYEACIMGIRAAIERKIKVLEIYGDSALVIYQLKGEWETRDPKLVRYRKLVIELIEEFDSVTFSYLPRDENQMADALATLASMFKVNKLEDMKPIQINIYEAPAHCCNIDNEGEKDDHPWYHDILRYVKSREYPDHATENDKKTLRRLAIDYVVDGDILYKRGKDQVLLRCVDAVEAKEILEEVHEVEYIEASNSISPMLRSGSKRQCLYL, from the exons atggctgagtatgaagcttgcattaTGGGCATCCGAGCAGCCATAGAGCGGAAAATTAAGGTGCTAGAGATATACGGGGACTCTGCATTAGTAATTTACCAGCTCAAAggggaatgggaaacaagagaccccaAGTTAGTCCGCTATCGAAAATTGGTTATAGAATTGATTGAGGAATTTGATAGTGTCACCTTtagttatctcccacgagatgagaaccagatggcagatgctttggctACCCTAGCTTCTATGTTCAAAGTGAACAAGCTagaggatatgaagcctatccaGATCAACATTTATGAGGCTCCAGCCCATTGTTGCAACATTGACAATGAAGGAGAAAAGGATGATCACCCCTGGTACCATgacatattgcgatatgtgaagaGTCGTGAGTACCCTGACCATGCGACGGAAAATGATAAGAAGACATTGAGGAGATTAGCCATTGATTATGTCGTAGATGGGGATATcttgtataaaagaggaaaagatcaagtattGTTGAGATGTGTGGACGCTGTCGAAGCTAaggaaattttggaagaagtgcaTGAAG tggagtacattgaagccagtaattctatctccccgaTGTTGCGGAGTGGGTCGAAGCGCCAATGCCTATACCTTTGA